From Micromonospora auratinigra:
ACCTTCAGGTGCTGGGCCTGCACCGCGTCGGCCGCCCAGTCGGCGACGGTGACCAGGTGCAGCTTCGCGCCGTCGGCCACCTGCACCTCGACGTTGTCGGCGAGCGTGGCGGAGCCCAGGTGCTCCAGCACCAGGGTCACCTCGGCGAACCGGCCCACCTCGACGAAGGTGTGCCCGAAGGCCAGCCCGTCGGCGCCGTCACCGACCACCCGCAGGCGCACCGGGGCGTCCACCACGGCGTCCGCGGCGACCTGCACCAGCAGCGCGTCCGCGGCGCGGCCGTAGGCCAGCGCGCTGACCCGGTCGACCGGGGTGAGCACGCTGCCGACCCGCGGGTCGTCCGTGCCGATCCGCGACACGGTCACGCCGGCCGGCAGGTCCCCGTACTCGTGCCGGACCGCACCGGTCGCGGCCGACACGTCACCGGTCAGGCCCCGCAGCCGCTTGAGCGGGGTGAAGCGCCAGTCCTCCTCCAGGCCGGTGAGGGCCGGGAAGTCGGCGACGTCGTACGAGCGGAGCGCCTGCGACTTGGTGCTGGGCGGCGCGGAAGCCTGGGTAGTCATCTCTTCCTTGGTCTGTCATGAATCGGAGGGTCGAAGCGGGCCGGGCCGGACCCGGCGTACCGGGTCCGGGCCCGACCGTGGCCGGGCGGAGGCGGCGTCAGCCGACCGCGCCCTCCATCTGCAGCTCGATCAGGCGGTTGAGCTCCAGGGCGTACTCCATCGGGAGCTCCTTGGCGATCGGCTCGATGAAGCCGCGCACGATCATCGCCATCGCCTCGTCCTCGCTCAGGCCCCGGCTCATCAGGTAGAAGAGCTGGTCGTCGCTGATCTTGGAGACGGTCGCCTCGTGCCCCATCGCCACGTCGTCCTCACGGATGTCGACGTACGGGTAGGTGTCGGAGCGGGAGATGGTGTCGACCAGCAGCGCGTCGCACTTGACCGTGCTGCGGCTGTTGGTGGAGCCCTCCAGCACCTGCACCAGGCCCCGGTACGAGGTCCGGCCGCCGCCCCGGGCGATCGACTTCGACACGATGGTCGAGGAGGTGTGCGGCGCGGCGTGCACCATCTTGGCGCCGGCGTCCTGGTGCTGGCCCTCGCCGGCCATGGCCACCGAGAGCACCTCGCCCTTGGCGTGCTCGCCGGTCATGTAGACCGCCGGGTACTTCATGGTCACCTTGGAGCCGATGTTGCCGTCGACCCACTCCATGGTCGCGCCCTCGTGGCAGACGGCCCGCTTGGTGACCAGGTTGTAGACGTTGTTCGACCAGTTCTGGATGGTCGTGTAGCGGCAGCGCGCGTTCTTCTTCACGATGATCTCCACGACCGCGCTGTGCAGCGAGTCGGAGGAGTAGAGCGGCGCGGTGCAGCCCTCGACGTAGTGCACGTACGCACCCTCGTCGACGATGATCAGCGTCCGCTCGAACTGGCCCATGTTCTCCGTGTTGATCCGGAAGTAGGCCTGCAGCGGGATCTCCACGTGCACGCCCTTCGGCACGTAGATGAACGAGCCACCGGACCAGACGGAGGTGTTCAGCGCGGCGAACTTGTTGTCGCCGACCGGGATCACCGTGCCGAAGTACTCCTTGAAGATGTCCTCGTGCTCGCGCAGCGCGGTGTCGGTGTCCAGGAAGACGACGCCCTGCTCCTCGAGGTCCTCGCGGATCTTGTGGTAGACGACCTCGGACTCGTACTGCGCCGCGACGCCGGCGACCAACCGCTGCTTCTCCGCCTCCGGGATGCCCAGCCGGTCGTAGGTGTTCTTGATGTCCTCCGGCAGGTCCTCCCAGCTGGTGGCCTGCTTCTCGGTGGAGCGCACGAAGTACTTGATGTTGTCGAAGTCGATCCCGGTCAGGTCCGCGCCCCAGGCCGGCATCGGCTTGCGGTCGAACAGCCGCAGGCCCTTCAGGCGCAGGTCGAGCATCCAGGCCGGCTCGTTCTTCTTGGCCGAGATGTCCCGCACCACCGCCTCGTTGAGGCCGCGCTGGGCAGCCGCCCCGGCGACGTCCGGGTCGGCCCAGCCGTACTCGTAACGACCGAGGGCGGCGAGCTGCTCCTCCTGGGTCAGGGGCTGGACGATCTGCTCGGTCATCTATCTGTCCTCACAGTGGTGACGGTGTTACCGGACTGGGCACGCGGCTGGGCCGGGATGTGCGTGGTGCACACCCCGTCGCCGTGCGCGATGGTGGCCAGGCGCTGCACGTGGGTGCCGACCAGACGGGAGATCACCGCGGTCTCGGCCTCGCACAGCTGGGGGAACTCGGCGGCCACGTGCGCCACCGGGCAGTGGTGCTGGCAGAGCTGCCCGCCGGAGGCGATCGTGGACGCGTTGGCAGCGTAGCCCTCGGCGGTCAGCGCCCCGGCGAGTGCCTCGGCCCGGGCGAGCGGCTCGTCGCCGGCGTCCTCCATGGCCGCCCGGCAGCGCTCCTCCAGGGCCGAGACCTGCTCGGCGGCGAACGACTCGACGGCGTGCGCGCCACCGGTGCGGGCGATCCAGCGCAGCGCCGCGGTGGCGATGTTGTCGTAGTGGTGGGTGCCGCAGCGCACCCGGGCCGCCTCGGTCAGGGTGAAGACCTTGGCCGGCCGGCCCCGCCCCCGGCTGCCCCGCACGGTCTGCTCCCGGGCGACCACGTCGCCGTCGGCGAGCATCGCGTCGAGGTGCCGGCGGATCGCGGCCGAGCTGAGGCCGAGCAGCGCGCCGAGCTGGGCCGCGGTGGTCGCGCCCCGCTCCAGCAGCAGCTGGGTCACCCGGTCCCGGGTGGAGAGGTCGGTGGACACGGCCGGCTCCGGCTCGGCCGGGCGGGCGCGACGCGACGAACCGCCACCGGCGACCGGACCGGTCACCGGGAGCTGCTCGGAGAGCGCCGCCGCGTTTTTCACAACGGCAACGTTACGTAATTCGCCGAGGGGCCGCAAACCCGGGGTCCGGTGATCCCGACCACCGGGGTGGCGGAGTCACCCGATCGGGATCCACTACGGTGCGTAGGATTCGCTCCGTGAAGGCTTCCGTCCGGTTCCCGGTCACCCCGACCCTGCTGCGTC
This genomic window contains:
- the sufB gene encoding Fe-S cluster assembly protein SufB, with amino-acid sequence MTEQIVQPLTQEEQLAALGRYEYGWADPDVAGAAAQRGLNEAVVRDISAKKNEPAWMLDLRLKGLRLFDRKPMPAWGADLTGIDFDNIKYFVRSTEKQATSWEDLPEDIKNTYDRLGIPEAEKQRLVAGVAAQYESEVVYHKIREDLEEQGVVFLDTDTALREHEDIFKEYFGTVIPVGDNKFAALNTSVWSGGSFIYVPKGVHVEIPLQAYFRINTENMGQFERTLIIVDEGAYVHYVEGCTAPLYSSDSLHSAVVEIIVKKNARCRYTTIQNWSNNVYNLVTKRAVCHEGATMEWVDGNIGSKVTMKYPAVYMTGEHAKGEVLSVAMAGEGQHQDAGAKMVHAAPHTSSTIVSKSIARGGGRTSYRGLVQVLEGSTNSRSTVKCDALLVDTISRSDTYPYVDIREDDVAMGHEATVSKISDDQLFYLMSRGLSEDEAMAMIVRGFIEPIAKELPMEYALELNRLIELQMEGAVG
- a CDS encoding helix-turn-helix transcriptional regulator; protein product: MKNAAALSEQLPVTGPVAGGGSSRRARPAEPEPAVSTDLSTRDRVTQLLLERGATTAAQLGALLGLSSAAIRRHLDAMLADGDVVAREQTVRGSRGRGRPAKVFTLTEAARVRCGTHHYDNIATAALRWIARTGGAHAVESFAAEQVSALEERCRAAMEDAGDEPLARAEALAGALTAEGYAANASTIASGGQLCQHHCPVAHVAAEFPQLCEAETAVISRLVGTHVQRLATIAHGDGVCTTHIPAQPRAQSGNTVTTVRTDR